A stretch of Kyrpidia spormannii DNA encodes these proteins:
- a CDS encoding M42 family metallopeptidase, with amino-acid sequence MDASLELLKELTEAPGAPGAEGPVRELMRKHLEGLTDEVLQDGLGSIVGKKVGDPAGPKVMVMGHMDEVAVLVTHITPEGFLRFETLGGWWEQVMLAQRVRVLGRKGEIIGVIGSKPPHVLPKEERDKVVRKKDMFIDIGAGSREEAMEFGVRPGDPVVPICPFTVMSGGKFIMAKAIDNRSGCAAVIDLLRQLKDNGHPNVVYAGATVQEEVGLRGAQTAAQWIQPDVFIAVDVGIAGDTPGLSEREALGKCGKGPLVLLYDATLVPNGPLRDLVIDTAEELGIPYQFDAMAGGGTDAGRAHLAGRGIPSIVIGFPTRYIHSHAALLHRDDYDQAVRLLTEVVRRLDRETVDRLTQ; translated from the coding sequence ATGGATGCATCACTGGAGTTGTTGAAAGAGTTAACGGAAGCCCCCGGTGCCCCAGGAGCTGAAGGGCCCGTACGGGAATTGATGAGAAAGCACCTTGAGGGGCTCACCGACGAAGTTTTGCAGGATGGCCTTGGCAGCATTGTCGGCAAGAAGGTTGGTGATCCCGCGGGCCCCAAGGTCATGGTCATGGGGCATATGGATGAAGTGGCTGTTTTGGTCACCCATATCACCCCGGAGGGTTTTTTGCGTTTTGAGACCCTGGGCGGTTGGTGGGAGCAGGTGATGTTGGCCCAGCGGGTGCGGGTCCTCGGGCGAAAAGGGGAGATCATCGGTGTGATCGGATCCAAACCTCCCCATGTTCTCCCGAAGGAAGAGCGGGACAAGGTGGTTCGGAAGAAGGACATGTTTATTGACATTGGCGCCGGGAGCCGGGAAGAGGCGATGGAGTTTGGCGTGCGACCTGGCGATCCGGTGGTGCCGATTTGTCCGTTCACCGTCATGTCGGGGGGCAAATTTATCATGGCGAAGGCGATCGACAATCGCTCGGGTTGCGCGGCGGTGATCGACCTCCTGCGCCAATTGAAAGATAACGGCCATCCGAACGTCGTGTATGCCGGAGCCACGGTGCAGGAAGAAGTGGGTCTGCGGGGCGCGCAAACCGCGGCTCAATGGATTCAGCCCGATGTGTTTATCGCCGTCGACGTGGGAATCGCCGGAGACACCCCGGGCTTGTCGGAGCGCGAGGCGCTCGGCAAGTGCGGCAAAGGGCCGCTCGTCCTTCTCTACGACGCCACGTTAGTACCGAATGGTCCACTTCGGGATCTGGTCATCGATACGGCGGAAGAATTGGGGATCCCGTACCAGTTTGACGCCATGGCCGGGGGAGGAACCGATGCGGGCCGGGCTCACCTGGCAGGGCGGGGGATCCCCTCCATCGTGATCGGATTTCCGACCCGGTACATTCACAGTCATGCGGCATTGCTACACCGGGATGATTATGACCAAGCGGTACGGTTGCTGACTGAGGTAGTGAGGCGGTTAGACCGGGAAACGGTGGACCGCCTGACGCAGTAG
- a CDS encoding YunC family protein, with amino-acid sequence MIRVEPLTFDEGTAIAVQIALPKTNLLAVTTATGYIMCGALDVSLLNTRLRNREIIAGRAVGVRTLEELLAAPLEQVTDAAAAVGWHPGISGRTAIALLLAREKASGKTV; translated from the coding sequence GTGATCCGTGTGGAGCCTTTGACATTCGATGAAGGAACCGCCATCGCTGTCCAGATCGCCCTCCCAAAGACGAATCTTCTCGCCGTCACCACCGCTACGGGATACATCATGTGCGGTGCACTGGACGTATCCCTGCTCAACACCCGCCTGCGAAACCGGGAGATCATCGCCGGACGGGCGGTTGGCGTAAGAACCCTGGAAGAGCTCCTGGCAGCTCCTTTAGAACAAGTAACCGACGCCGCAGCGGCCGTCGGTTGGCATCCCGGGATCAGCGGACGAACCGCGATCGCTCTCCTGTTGGCCCGGGAAAAAGCATCTGGAAAAACCGTGTAG
- a CDS encoding alanine racemase encodes MVQPLVLPFIHAEWFETPAVVVHRPTLDRNIARMAALAADAKVALRPHVKAHKTVEIARRQRMAGTQGITVAKLGEAEVFAEAGFRDITVAYPVISAVKRDRLAALAARARVTTVADDLEQVDLLARMAEERAVTVGLWLKVDTGLHRCGIPAAEEDRAAAVVSRILLWEKRWREEPGGGVYFAGLLTHAGHAYGAESKEEVEAIAKSEGEQLAALKKALQMRGLPTPALSAGSTPTAARVSKVPGISEIRPGNYVFNDRTQVRLGAANPEDCSLRVVARVVSRPTPDRCVIDAGAKTLALDQGAHGSSGLEGFGVLCGKEGLRVTRLSEEHGVIERPNSGVELPRVGEVVELIPNHACPVVNLTRRLGVVGEAGWEGWWSVDAQGRVD; translated from the coding sequence ATGGTGCAGCCGCTTGTTTTGCCCTTTATACACGCAGAGTGGTTTGAGACACCGGCTGTGGTGGTCCACCGCCCTACCCTTGATCGCAATATTGCCCGAATGGCCGCCTTGGCTGCCGACGCCAAGGTGGCGCTGCGGCCGCACGTCAAGGCCCATAAAACGGTGGAAATTGCCCGCCGACAGCGGATGGCGGGGACCCAGGGCATCACCGTGGCGAAACTGGGCGAGGCAGAAGTGTTCGCCGAGGCTGGGTTTCGGGATATCACCGTGGCCTATCCGGTGATATCGGCGGTGAAACGGGATCGGTTGGCCGCTCTGGCCGCCCGGGCTCGGGTTACGACGGTTGCAGATGATCTGGAACAAGTGGACCTCCTGGCCCGAATGGCCGAGGAACGGGCGGTGACGGTGGGGTTGTGGCTGAAGGTCGACACTGGGCTGCACCGCTGTGGCATTCCGGCGGCCGAGGAGGACCGTGCTGCCGCTGTCGTCTCCAGGATCCTCTTGTGGGAAAAGCGCTGGCGGGAAGAGCCGGGGGGAGGGGTGTATTTTGCCGGTCTGTTGACCCACGCCGGCCACGCGTACGGCGCCGAGTCGAAGGAGGAGGTCGAGGCCATCGCCAAGAGCGAAGGCGAGCAGTTGGCGGCCTTAAAAAAAGCGCTGCAGATGAGGGGCCTGCCCACCCCGGCCTTGAGCGCGGGATCCACACCGACGGCCGCCCGTGTATCCAAAGTCCCCGGGATTAGCGAGATTCGACCGGGCAACTATGTGTTTAATGACCGAACCCAGGTCCGCTTGGGTGCAGCCAATCCGGAGGACTGTTCCCTTCGGGTGGTGGCCCGGGTGGTGAGCCGGCCGACCCCAGACCGATGTGTCATAGATGCGGGGGCCAAGACGCTCGCTCTGGATCAGGGAGCCCACGGTTCTTCTGGACTCGAGGGGTTCGGGGTTCTCTGCGGAAAGGAAGGGCTCAGGGTGACTCGGTTATCCGAGGAACACGGTGTAATCGAAAGGCCGAATTCTGGGGTTGAACTCCCCCGGGTCGGAGAGGTGGTGGAGCTCATCCCCAACCACGCTTGTCCGGTGGTGAACCTCACCCGGCGATTGGGGGTTGTGGGAGAAGCGGGGTGGGAAGGATGGTGGTCGGTGGACGCCCAGGGTCGGGTGGACTGA
- the serS gene encoding serine--tRNA ligase gives MLDIQYIRRHPDRVQKAARDKGISIDVQDLLEVDERRRQLLGQIEELRAQRNQKSKRTPTLQGEEKQLNIAEVRQLNERIKGLEDELDTVKNRYEDLMLRVPAVPFDDVPVGESDHDNVELRREGEVPTFSFPIRDHVTLGEMHDLIDIPRGVKIAGSRMYFLKNEAALLHRAVIQLAVDHLVAKGFTPMIVPVMVRDRAMFGTGYFPLGKEQTYVIPEDELNLVGTAEVPLVSYYADEVLSEEELPKRMLGISNCFRREVGSAGKDTRGLYRVHQFTKVEQVVITRADGDEAMRLHWELLHNAEQLLRLLELPYRVVEVCTGDMGQGQVKKHDIETWMPSRNAYSETHSCSSFLDFQARRSGLRYRDGDGQLHYCYTLNNTAIASPRILIPLLEVHQQEDGSIHIPAALRPYLGGREWLRPKREVQE, from the coding sequence ATGCTTGACATCCAGTACATCCGCCGCCACCCGGACCGGGTGCAAAAAGCGGCCCGGGACAAGGGGATTTCCATTGATGTCCAGGATTTATTAGAGGTAGACGAACGCCGCAGGCAATTGCTCGGACAGATCGAAGAGCTGCGGGCCCAGCGCAATCAGAAATCGAAGCGGACCCCAACCCTTCAGGGCGAGGAAAAACAGTTGAATATCGCAGAGGTGCGACAACTGAACGAGCGTATCAAGGGATTGGAAGACGAACTCGATACGGTCAAGAATCGGTATGAAGACTTGATGCTGCGGGTCCCGGCGGTGCCCTTCGACGATGTGCCGGTGGGGGAGAGCGACCACGACAACGTGGAACTGCGCCGGGAAGGAGAAGTACCGACATTTTCTTTCCCGATTCGCGACCACGTGACCCTCGGGGAGATGCACGATTTGATCGACATTCCCCGGGGCGTGAAGATCGCCGGCAGTCGGATGTATTTTTTGAAAAACGAGGCGGCTTTGTTGCACCGCGCGGTTATTCAACTGGCGGTGGACCATTTGGTGGCGAAAGGCTTTACCCCGATGATCGTCCCCGTGATGGTCCGGGATCGGGCGATGTTCGGGACAGGGTATTTTCCCTTGGGCAAAGAACAGACCTACGTGATTCCCGAGGATGAATTAAATTTAGTGGGGACGGCGGAGGTGCCCCTGGTTTCTTACTATGCAGATGAAGTCCTCTCCGAGGAGGAGCTTCCGAAAAGGATGCTCGGGATCTCCAACTGTTTCCGGCGAGAGGTGGGATCGGCAGGTAAAGATACCCGGGGCCTGTACCGGGTCCATCAGTTTACAAAGGTGGAACAGGTCGTGATCACCCGGGCCGATGGGGACGAGGCCATGCGGCTGCACTGGGAGCTTTTGCACAATGCCGAGCAGTTGTTGCGCCTCCTTGAGCTGCCTTATCGGGTGGTAGAGGTCTGCACCGGGGACATGGGCCAGGGCCAGGTGAAGAAGCACGATATTGAGACCTGGATGCCCAGCCGCAATGCCTACAGCGAAACCCATTCCTGCTCGAGCTTTTTGGATTTTCAGGCCCGGCGGTCCGGCCTTCGGTACCGGGACGGCGATGGGCAACTGCACTACTGTTATACCTTGAACAATACGGCCATCGCGTCTCCCCGGATTTTGATCCCATTGTTGGAGGTTCATCAGCAAGAGGATGGATCGATTCACATACCCGCCGCCCTTCGGCCGTATCTGGGGGGCCGGGAGTGGTTGCGGCCAAAGCGCGAGGTACAGGAGTGA
- a CDS encoding 2-oxoacid:ferredoxin oxidoreductase subunit beta has translation MATVKEFRNNVRPNWCPGCGDFSVQAAIQRALANLGMEPEQVAVVSGIGCSGRISGYINTYGFHGVHGRALPLAQGLKLANRDLTVIAAGGDGDGFGIGLGHFIHAVRRNLDITYVTMDNQIYGLTKGQTSPTSGHGFKTKTTPSGNIEHAVQPIELALGAGIGFAAQGFSSDINQLTRLVELAIQHKGFALVNVFSPCVTFNKTNTYDWFKQHIVNLENDPAYDPTDRSRAMQKVLETGGLCTGLIYRQERPSYEELIPGFQAEPVARHNLQMDPGVFGELVAEFA, from the coding sequence ATGGCAACGGTCAAAGAGTTTCGAAACAACGTGCGGCCGAACTGGTGCCCGGGGTGCGGAGATTTTTCCGTACAAGCCGCCATTCAGCGGGCCCTCGCCAATCTCGGTATGGAGCCCGAACAGGTAGCGGTGGTATCGGGGATCGGTTGCTCCGGGCGTATTTCCGGTTATATTAACACCTACGGATTTCACGGGGTCCATGGCCGGGCGTTACCTTTAGCCCAGGGGCTAAAACTCGCCAACCGGGACTTGACCGTGATCGCCGCAGGCGGCGACGGCGACGGGTTCGGAATCGGTTTGGGACATTTTATCCACGCCGTCCGGCGAAACCTGGATATCACGTATGTAACCATGGACAATCAGATTTACGGCCTGACCAAGGGCCAGACTTCGCCGACCAGCGGCCATGGGTTCAAAACCAAGACCACCCCGTCCGGCAATATCGAGCACGCCGTGCAGCCCATCGAACTCGCCTTGGGGGCCGGCATCGGATTCGCCGCTCAGGGATTTTCCAGCGACATCAACCAATTGACCCGGCTCGTGGAGTTGGCGATTCAACACAAAGGCTTCGCTTTAGTGAATGTATTTAGTCCTTGCGTCACCTTCAATAAGACCAACACCTACGACTGGTTCAAACAGCACATCGTCAACCTGGAAAACGATCCGGCCTACGATCCGACCGATCGCAGCCGGGCGATGCAGAAAGTGTTGGAAACCGGTGGGCTGTGTACCGGGTTGATCTACCGGCAGGAGCGTCCTTCCTACGAAGAGCTGATTCCCGGTTTCCAGGCGGAGCCTGTGGCGCGGCACAATCTACAGATGGATCCCGGTGTGTTTGGCGAGTTGGTCGCAGAGTTCGCCTGA
- the thiO gene encoding glycine oxidase ThiO: MREQRIEIAVIGGGLIGTSIAYHLTKRGVRPWLFEAETLSSQASHAGAGMLGAQVEMHEPGPLFELGVASRKEFAALCESLKEETGIDPEYAAEGMVRVASTPEEAEELRARGEWQRRAGQRAEWWSPEDVSNALGYPLPPCEGALYLPDDHRVEAPRLAKALARGAVQAGATIREGEPILRLEETSGGVQLTTALDTYTAGTVVVAAGAWSSLLLQRPEWRGRVFPVKGEAVFLEAGLVPLRHTVFAKDIYLVPKKDGRMYLGATEERGTWSREPFAAGIAQLTARAGSRVTDLQGLAVSEVRVGLRPWSDDNLPYLGPIPDTEHLWIAAGHGRNGILLTPITGRLMAKWLVSGERDPLLEAFDPLRITRR, encoded by the coding sequence ATGAGGGAGCAGCGGATCGAAATTGCCGTCATCGGCGGAGGCTTGATCGGAACGTCCATCGCGTATCACTTAACCAAACGAGGCGTGCGGCCGTGGTTGTTCGAGGCCGAGACTCTCTCCAGCCAAGCGAGCCACGCCGGCGCCGGCATGCTCGGTGCCCAGGTGGAAATGCACGAGCCCGGGCCTTTGTTCGAACTGGGGGTCGCCAGCCGTAAAGAATTTGCTGCGTTGTGTGAGTCCTTAAAAGAGGAGACGGGCATTGATCCGGAATACGCCGCCGAGGGAATGGTGCGGGTCGCATCGACTCCGGAGGAAGCGGAAGAACTCAGGGCCCGGGGTGAATGGCAGCGCCGGGCCGGGCAGCGGGCGGAGTGGTGGTCGCCCGAAGATGTGAGCAATGCCCTGGGCTACCCCCTGCCCCCTTGTGAAGGCGCACTGTACCTCCCGGACGACCACCGGGTGGAGGCGCCCCGTCTGGCCAAAGCTTTAGCCCGGGGTGCCGTACAAGCAGGAGCCACGATCCGCGAAGGTGAGCCGATTCTTCGATTGGAAGAGACCAGCGGCGGGGTCCAGCTCACCACGGCCCTGGACACGTATACCGCGGGCACCGTGGTCGTGGCGGCGGGTGCGTGGTCTTCCCTGCTCCTTCAGCGGCCGGAATGGCGCGGCCGGGTATTCCCGGTCAAAGGAGAAGCGGTCTTCCTCGAAGCGGGGCTCGTGCCCCTGCGCCACACCGTTTTTGCCAAAGACATCTACCTCGTTCCGAAAAAAGACGGGCGAATGTACCTCGGGGCCACCGAAGAGCGGGGAACGTGGTCCAGGGAGCCCTTCGCTGCGGGGATCGCCCAACTGACCGCCCGGGCGGGGTCCCGGGTGACCGACCTACAGGGCCTCGCGGTGTCTGAAGTGCGGGTGGGCCTGCGGCCGTGGTCGGACGACAATCTTCCCTATCTCGGACCGATCCCCGATACGGAGCACCTGTGGATCGCCGCGGGGCACGGCCGCAACGGTATCCTGCTCACGCCCATCACCGGCCGATTGATGGCCAAGTGGCTGGTCAGCGGAGAGCGAGATCCCCTGTTGGAGGCTTTCGACCCTCTCCGAATCACCCGGCGTTAG
- a CDS encoding 2-oxoacid:acceptor oxidoreductase subunit alpha, producing the protein MLEELSWKVGGQQGEGIDSTGETFATALNRQGYYIYGYRHFSSRIKGGHTNYKVRVSTKRRLASADFLDILIAFDQESIDFNAKELRSGAVVIADEKFHPTLPEGVKAELYVVPFTKLAETAGSSIMKNMVALGTSVYLLDLPVDIFSGVIHDTFARKGQKIVDQNMEAIRQGYQFMKEQLKDGTHMKLQPPAGKGSHLFMMGNDAVALGALTGGCRVMAAYPITPASDIMEYLIKKMPKVGGVVVQTEDEIAAINMIIGAAYGGARAMTATSGPGLSLMMEAIGLAGMTETPVVIVDTQRGGPSTGLPTKHEQSDLYAVLFGNHGEIPKIVLAPSTAEECFYEAARAFNLAERYQCPVILITDLALSLAKQTVEPLHPETIEIDRGKLITEVDPSMQSGSLFKRYAFTPDGISPRVIPGVKGGIHHVTGVEHNEIGRPDEGSANRAKMMEKRLRKLENVELDGSLTFSGDEHYDTLVIGIGSTRGPIEEAAERLTADGHRIGHVHVKVLAPFPTQALSSYTERAKKVIVVENNATGELAHLMRFFGVTTPTVSVKKFDGNPFLPGELYRQLKEWM; encoded by the coding sequence ATGTTGGAGGAATTGTCGTGGAAGGTCGGAGGACAACAGGGGGAAGGGATCGACAGTACCGGCGAAACCTTCGCCACGGCTCTGAATCGGCAAGGGTATTACATCTACGGGTACAGACATTTTTCTTCGCGCATCAAGGGCGGACATACGAACTATAAAGTTCGGGTCTCCACAAAGCGCCGCTTGGCCAGCGCCGATTTTCTGGACATTCTCATCGCCTTCGATCAGGAGTCGATCGATTTTAACGCAAAAGAACTCCGCTCAGGAGCGGTGGTCATCGCGGACGAAAAGTTTCATCCCACCTTGCCGGAGGGTGTGAAGGCCGAGCTCTACGTCGTCCCGTTCACGAAGCTCGCCGAGACGGCCGGATCGAGCATCATGAAAAATATGGTGGCCCTCGGCACCTCCGTGTACCTCCTCGACCTCCCGGTGGATATTTTCTCCGGGGTGATTCACGACACCTTTGCCCGCAAGGGCCAGAAAATCGTTGACCAAAACATGGAAGCCATCCGCCAAGGCTATCAATTCATGAAGGAACAACTCAAAGATGGGACCCACATGAAGCTGCAACCCCCGGCGGGCAAGGGTTCCCACCTGTTTATGATGGGGAATGACGCCGTGGCCCTCGGAGCTCTGACCGGCGGTTGTCGGGTAATGGCCGCCTATCCCATCACCCCGGCATCGGACATCATGGAATATCTTATCAAGAAAATGCCTAAAGTCGGAGGCGTGGTGGTCCAGACGGAGGACGAGATCGCGGCAATCAATATGATCATCGGCGCTGCCTACGGTGGCGCCCGGGCGATGACCGCCACCTCCGGCCCCGGTTTGTCCCTCATGATGGAAGCCATCGGTTTGGCAGGCATGACAGAAACTCCCGTCGTCATCGTCGATACCCAGCGGGGCGGCCCGTCGACAGGGCTTCCGACCAAACACGAGCAGAGCGATCTGTACGCCGTTCTGTTTGGCAACCACGGCGAGATTCCCAAGATCGTGTTAGCTCCGAGCACAGCCGAGGAGTGCTTTTATGAAGCGGCCCGGGCCTTTAATCTGGCGGAGCGTTATCAGTGCCCGGTCATTCTCATCACCGACCTGGCCCTGTCTTTGGCGAAACAGACGGTGGAGCCGCTGCATCCGGAGACCATCGAGATCGATCGCGGCAAACTGATCACCGAAGTCGATCCTTCTATGCAGAGTGGATCGTTGTTCAAGCGCTACGCCTTTACACCCGACGGCATCTCCCCCAGGGTGATCCCTGGTGTCAAAGGCGGGATCCATCACGTGACCGGCGTGGAACACAATGAGATCGGCCGACCGGACGAGGGGAGTGCAAACCGCGCCAAGATGATGGAAAAGCGTTTGCGCAAGCTCGAGAACGTGGAACTGGACGGCAGTCTGACCTTCTCCGGGGATGAACACTACGACACCCTGGTGATCGGCATCGGGTCCACCCGGGGACCGATTGAAGAGGCGGCGGAACGCCTCACCGCGGACGGACACCGAATCGGCCACGTTCACGTGAAGGTTCTGGCCCCCTTCCCAACCCAGGCCCTATCGTCGTACACCGAACGGGCAAAAAAGGTGATCGTGGTAGAGAACAACGCTACAGGAGAACTGGCCCATTTGATGCGGTTCTTTGGCGTCACGACCCCGACGGTGTCTGTGAAAAAGTTCGATGGCAATCCGTTCTTGCCCGGTGAGTTGTACCGTCAGCTGAAGGAGTGGATGTAA
- a CDS encoding GntR family transcriptional regulator has translation MSFPIVRKNGIPLYIQVKEAVLAQIRNGHWKTGDKLPTERELSERLQVSRNTVSQAYQELEAEGVLTSIQGRGTFVCDRDDAVRIENRKDLLMKIIDVAMEEGLQLGFSIEEFAELTAVRARQKRELLNLIQVTFIECNREQVDYFARRIQFRSGVSITPVVLDELRQNVEVHLPKVTSADLVITTFFHYDEVKELLGPKRNVLAISLEPQMDTIVRIARIPVGRRIGLVCRSENFAGKVQLALKNAGLDGLDLSVTTTSDPEELEWFVGEMDSVIVSPGRRREVERLCRRRQEVIEFVYQPDVASINLLRAALIDVRRG, from the coding sequence ATGTCCTTTCCTATCGTCCGCAAGAACGGCATCCCCTTGTACATACAGGTCAAGGAGGCCGTCCTCGCACAGATCCGGAACGGACATTGGAAGACGGGTGACAAACTTCCGACGGAACGAGAACTCTCCGAGCGTCTCCAGGTGAGCCGCAACACCGTAAGCCAGGCCTATCAAGAGCTTGAAGCCGAAGGCGTTCTCACGTCCATTCAGGGACGGGGAACCTTTGTGTGTGATCGAGACGACGCCGTCCGCATTGAGAACCGCAAAGACCTTTTGATGAAGATCATCGACGTGGCGATGGAGGAAGGTCTGCAGCTGGGTTTCTCCATTGAAGAGTTCGCCGAACTGACGGCGGTACGGGCCAGGCAGAAGCGGGAGTTGCTCAATCTCATCCAGGTGACCTTCATCGAGTGTAACCGTGAGCAAGTGGATTATTTTGCCCGTCGGATCCAGTTCCGTTCGGGGGTGTCCATCACACCCGTCGTCCTCGATGAACTCCGACAGAATGTCGAAGTGCACCTCCCCAAGGTGACCTCCGCAGACCTCGTGATTACTACATTTTTTCATTACGATGAGGTCAAGGAGTTGTTGGGACCGAAACGCAATGTGCTGGCCATCTCCTTAGAACCGCAGATGGACACCATTGTTCGGATCGCCCGCATTCCCGTTGGTCGGCGGATCGGCCTTGTGTGCCGTTCGGAAAACTTCGCGGGAAAAGTGCAGTTGGCGTTGAAAAATGCCGGCCTGGACGGTCTGGACCTGTCGGTGACCACCACGTCGGATCCCGAGGAACTCGAATGGTTCGTCGGGGAGATGGATAGTGTCATCGTCTCCCCAGGCCGGCGGCGGGAGGTGGAACGACTCTGTCGCCGGCGCCAGGAGGTCATCGAATTCGTCTATCAACCCGATGTGGCATCCATTAACTTGTTGCGCGCGGCACTCATTGACGTGCGCCGAGGGTGA
- a CDS encoding glycosyltransferase family 2 protein, with protein MTNGFFILLQVVAAVVGMYQVVLSLFGLRRRHRTKEHPPTKSFAVLIAAHNEEKVIAPLIENLKHLDYPKELYDVFVICDNCTDRTADIAREAGAIAYERFEPEKRGKGYAIEWMLGQLWKRPREYDAVVMFDADNLVSPNFLQVMNNKLCEGAKVVQGYLDVKNPFDSWVSISYGCSYWYTNRMWQLARYNLRLPNALGGTGVCVETALLKEIGWGATSLTEDLEFGVRCVMRGVYPTWAHDARVYDEKPLTLKASMRQRLRWMQGHFDCFHRYFWSLLRESLRKRNLAMFDSALYLFQPMRMLIVLLTTGMLYFQVFSPGFFELTNISTLFPNWFWVSMNIFLFGQLPLAMLLERVPLKALLGLVILPVFTLTWFPVTTAAFFTRKNRVWDHTLHTRAIRLDEIRSR; from the coding sequence ATGACGAACGGCTTTTTCATCCTCCTCCAGGTGGTGGCGGCGGTGGTGGGCATGTACCAAGTCGTCCTGTCGCTGTTTGGACTGCGGCGCCGCCACAGGACGAAGGAGCATCCACCGACGAAATCGTTTGCTGTCCTCATCGCGGCACACAATGAGGAAAAGGTCATTGCTCCGCTCATTGAAAACTTGAAGCATCTGGACTATCCGAAGGAACTGTACGATGTCTTCGTGATTTGTGACAACTGTACGGACCGGACCGCCGATATTGCTCGGGAAGCCGGGGCGATCGCCTACGAGAGGTTCGAGCCGGAAAAACGTGGCAAGGGTTATGCCATTGAGTGGATGTTGGGGCAGTTGTGGAAACGGCCCCGAGAGTACGATGCCGTGGTCATGTTTGACGCGGACAACTTGGTCTCGCCGAATTTCCTGCAGGTCATGAATAACAAGTTGTGCGAAGGGGCCAAGGTGGTTCAAGGGTATTTGGATGTGAAAAACCCCTTTGATTCCTGGGTGAGTATTTCTTACGGATGTTCCTACTGGTACACGAACCGCATGTGGCAGTTGGCGCGGTACAACCTTCGTTTACCCAACGCTTTGGGTGGAACCGGGGTCTGCGTAGAGACCGCGCTATTGAAGGAGATCGGCTGGGGGGCGACGAGCCTGACCGAAGATCTCGAATTCGGAGTGCGCTGCGTGATGCGCGGGGTTTACCCGACCTGGGCCCACGATGCCCGGGTGTACGACGAAAAACCACTGACTCTCAAAGCATCGATGCGCCAGCGGCTACGTTGGATGCAAGGGCATTTTGATTGTTTCCATCGGTATTTCTGGTCATTGTTGCGGGAGAGCCTGCGAAAACGCAATTTGGCCATGTTCGATTCGGCGCTCTATCTGTTTCAACCCATGCGGATGTTGATCGTGCTCTTGACGACGGGGATGTTGTATTTTCAAGTGTTCTCCCCGGGTTTCTTTGAACTCACGAACATCAGCACGCTGTTCCCGAACTGGTTCTGGGTCAGCATGAACATTTTCTTGTTCGGGCAGCTGCCCCTTGCCATGCTGTTGGAGAGAGTGCCTTTGAAGGCGCTGTTGGGCTTGGTGATTCTTCCCGTATTTACGTTGACCTGGTTTCCGGTGACGACAGCGGCTTTCTTTACTCGCAAGAATCGGGTGTGGGACCATACGCTACATACCCGGGCGATTCGCTTGGACGAGATCCGGAGCCGATAG
- the thiE gene encoding thiamine phosphate synthase, with protein sequence MGLFQIHVVTDGQKAAQELAEVVRKVAQAGADAVQLRYKAAPALELYRLAEQLLPVLDGTSTRLLINDRVDVALAVGAHGVHLAAKSLPVDRVRALLPAPMVVGRSVHSLEEALEAQRSGADYVTFGHVFTTRSKPGVPPRGPDDLRRIVESVDIPVLAIGGITPDNAAEAARTGCAGVAVIGAVMGHANPGAALSALARALEASGAAPAHPFRWPAS encoded by the coding sequence TTGGGCTTATTTCAGATTCACGTGGTGACGGATGGACAGAAGGCGGCTCAGGAATTGGCCGAGGTCGTCCGCAAAGTGGCCCAGGCCGGGGCGGACGCCGTGCAGTTGCGGTACAAGGCGGCTCCCGCCCTGGAGCTTTACCGACTGGCTGAACAGCTCCTTCCGGTGCTGGACGGCACATCCACGAGGCTCCTCATCAACGACCGGGTGGACGTCGCCTTGGCGGTCGGAGCTCACGGGGTTCATCTGGCAGCCAAAAGCCTGCCGGTCGATCGGGTGAGGGCACTCCTTCCCGCCCCGATGGTGGTGGGCCGCTCCGTGCACAGCCTGGAAGAAGCCCTGGAAGCCCAGCGTTCCGGCGCCGATTACGTCACATTCGGCCACGTTTTCACCACCCGCTCCAAACCAGGCGTACCACCCCGGGGTCCCGATGACCTCAGACGGATCGTGGAATCTGTGGACATCCCGGTCCTGGCCATCGGGGGAATCACTCCGGACAACGCCGCAGAGGCGGCTCGCACAGGCTGTGCCGGCGTCGCCGTCATCGGCGCGGTCATGGGCCACGCAAACCCCGGTGCCGCCCTGTCCGCTTTGGCCCGAGCCCTGGAGGCATCCGGCGCCGCCCCGGCACACCCCTTTCGTTGGCCCGCCAGCTAG